One genomic window of Halorhabdus sp. CBA1104 includes the following:
- a CDS encoding quinone-dependent dihydroorotate dehydrogenase, translating into MSVYDITKPLLFKLSPETAHSLAHRGLGVVEGTPLATLLERSFVVEDERLAVSAFGCDFPNPVGVAAGFDKTAEVPGALRSMGFGHVEVGGVTAQAQAGNARPRVFRLVEDRAIVNRMGLNNPGADDVGPRLAETDVAYPVGVNLGKSEGVPLDEAAKDYRYTYEQVATGGDFFVVNVSCPNSPGFRELQSREPMADIFETLTEAGASPLLVKLSPDLSEGAIEDALELVAEYDLDGVVATNTTTDRPDTLSSPDRVEEGGLSGKPLEGQATELVRFVAERTDVPVVGVGGVFTAADAYRKIRAGASMVQVYTGFVYRGPTIARDINRGLVTLLERDGFDSVEDAVGVDL; encoded by the coding sequence ATGAGCGTATACGATATCACAAAGCCGCTGTTGTTCAAACTGTCACCAGAAACCGCACACAGTCTCGCCCATAGGGGGCTGGGAGTAGTAGAGGGAACACCGCTTGCCACACTACTTGAGCGATCATTTGTCGTCGAAGACGAGCGTCTGGCAGTCTCGGCGTTCGGCTGTGACTTTCCGAACCCAGTCGGTGTGGCTGCCGGCTTCGACAAAACAGCCGAGGTTCCTGGCGCGTTGCGATCGATGGGATTCGGACACGTCGAAGTGGGAGGCGTCACCGCCCAGGCACAGGCGGGGAACGCGCGCCCGCGCGTGTTCAGACTTGTTGAGGACAGAGCGATCGTCAACCGGATGGGACTGAACAATCCTGGTGCGGACGACGTTGGCCCACGTCTAGCCGAGACAGACGTCGCCTATCCCGTGGGTGTGAACCTCGGCAAGTCCGAAGGTGTTCCACTGGATGAGGCGGCCAAAGACTACCGGTATACCTACGAGCAGGTTGCAACGGGCGGGGACTTTTTCGTCGTCAACGTTTCCTGTCCGAACTCGCCAGGGTTCCGTGAGTTACAGAGCCGGGAGCCGATGGCAGATATCTTCGAGACGTTGACCGAGGCCGGCGCGAGCCCACTCTTGGTCAAATTATCACCCGACCTCTCGGAAGGGGCGATCGAAGACGCACTCGAATTGGTCGCGGAGTACGACCTCGATGGGGTCGTTGCGACGAATACGACGACGGATCGCCCCGACACCCTATCTAGCCCGGATCGCGTCGAAGAGGGCGGACTGTCGGGAAAGCCACTCGAAGGACAAGCGACCGAGCTGGTCAGATTCGTCGCCGAGCGGACCGACGTCCCAGTAGTCGGCGTCGGTGGCGTATTTACGGCTGCCGACGCCTACCGGAAGATCAGGGCCGGCGCGAGCATGGTGCAGGTTTACACGGGCTTTGTCTATCGCGGGCCGACCATTGCCCGCGATATCAATCGCGGCTTGGTGACGTTGCTCGAACGGGACGGATTCGATAGCGTCGAAGACGCAGTCGGCGTTGATCTCTGA
- a CDS encoding non-histone chromosomal MC1 family protein, which yields MARDTDKRNFALREDDGTESSVFSGGTPRQAALKAARRLEPAPSEDEADPEPLRLREKGTKKVHVYEGWAWEESAPDDKPDWMPGDITKGNVSKQGVEHLDEI from the coding sequence ATGGCACGTGATACGGACAAACGAAACTTCGCGCTACGCGAAGACGACGGTACCGAGTCAAGCGTCTTCTCGGGGGGCACCCCTCGACAAGCAGCTCTGAAAGCGGCACGTCGGCTCGAACCGGCACCGAGTGAAGACGAAGCTGACCCGGAGCCACTTCGGCTCCGCGAGAAAGGCACGAAGAAAGTCCACGTCTATGAAGGCTGGGCGTGGGAGGAATCTGCGCCAGACGACAAACCTGACTGGATGCCCGGTGATATCACCAAAGGCAACGTCTCGAAGCAGGGCGTCGAGCACCTCGACGAGATCTAA